Proteins from one Mugil cephalus isolate CIBA_MC_2020 chromosome 15, CIBA_Mcephalus_1.1, whole genome shotgun sequence genomic window:
- the LOC125021739 gene encoding protein sprouty homolog 3 — MDPTHSLRTELDSVLSLDQIRAIRANNDYVDRPVALVPATQSGFFYAHDDRYPHGVYTQHPQPSFPSALSRSQSQQQHAHLSHLSRSSTISSSMSRTSAASDQRLLAGLTPSHSGLSSVVHSQPKGELKPDASLGKRLAGEADLGLHQFICERCGLCKCRECCAPRRLPSCWACGQRCLCSAESAVEYGTCLCCVKGLFYHCSAQDDEDNCADRPCSCAPAHACARWSTMGLLALCLPCLCCYPPARLCLALCQCAHDRATRPGCRCSNTNTVCRKISASNPNAHPSLRSKALEKPL; from the coding sequence ATGGACCCTACTCATTCCCTGAGGACGGAGCTGGACTCTGTGCTGTCGCTCGACCAGATTCGTGCCATCCGGGCCAACAATGACTATGTGGACAGGCCCGTGGCGCTGGTACCGGCAACCCAGTCCGGATTTTTTTACGCCCACGATGACCGTTACCCCCATGGAGTATACACCCAACACCCCCAGCCTTCTTTCCCCTCTGCTCTGTCCCGCAGCCAAAGTCAGCAGCAGCACGCTCACCTTTCCCACCTGAGCCGTTCCAGTACTATAAGCTCTTCCATGTCTCGGACCAGTGCCGCCTCAGACCAGAGGCTATTAGCAGGTCTGACACCGTCCCACTCTGGTCTTAGTTCGGTGGTTCATTCTCAGCCTAAAGGGGAACTCAAGCCTGATGCTTCCTTGGGTAAACGTCTGGCGGGCGAGGCTGACCTTGGGCTTCACCAGTTCATCTGTGAACGGTGCGGTCTCTGTAAATGCCGAGAGTGCTGCGCCCCACGCCGCCTGCCGTCCTGCTGGGCCTGTGGACAGCGCTGCCTGTGCTCTGCCGAGAGTGCCGTGGAGTACGGCACGTGCTTGTGCTGCGTTAAAGGCTTATTCTATCACTGCTCTGCCCAGGACGACGAGGATAACTGTGCCGACCGGCCGTGCTCTTGCGCTCCCGCCCACGCCTGTGCCCGCTGGAGCACGATGGGCTTGCTGGCGCTCTGTCTACCCTGCCTCTGCTGCTACCCCCCTGCCAGGCTGTGCCTTGCCCTGTGCCAGTGTGCCCACGACAGGGCCACGCGGCCCGGCTGCAGGTGCAGCAACACCAACACTGTGTGCCGCAAGATCTCCGCCTCCAACCCTAACGCTCATCCTTCGCTCCGTAGCAAAGCTCTGGAGAAGCCGTTATGA